The following are encoded in a window of Mycobacteroides chelonae CCUG 47445 genomic DNA:
- a CDS encoding ABC transporter permease gives MTDTTPRFHPGTFTPDPRASAVHTMLFAQFWLELKLLLRNGEQLLLTMFIPITLLIGLTLLPLGQFPGSRTDIFVPAIMALAVISTAFTGQAIAVGFDRRYGALKRLGATALPVWGIIAGKALAVVTVVVLQAAIIGAIGATLGWRPHPVGLLLGAVVIALGTATFAAMGLLLGGTLRAEIVLALANLLWFIFAGLGALTLEDGRTTDAIPHAVVLLARLSPSGALSEALAAAMTLSVDWFAIAVLAVWGSLAGYGALRWFRFT, from the coding sequence ATGACCGACACCACACCCCGTTTCCATCCGGGAACGTTCACGCCGGATCCGCGCGCCAGCGCGGTACACACCATGCTCTTCGCGCAGTTCTGGCTGGAGCTCAAGCTATTGCTGCGCAACGGCGAACAGTTACTGCTGACCATGTTCATCCCGATCACACTGCTCATCGGGCTGACCTTGCTGCCGCTGGGCCAATTCCCCGGATCGCGTACCGACATCTTCGTGCCCGCCATCATGGCACTGGCGGTCATCTCCACCGCCTTTACCGGGCAGGCCATCGCCGTCGGGTTCGACCGCCGGTACGGCGCACTGAAACGCCTGGGCGCCACCGCATTACCGGTATGGGGCATCATCGCAGGCAAGGCGCTGGCGGTGGTGACGGTGGTGGTCTTGCAGGCCGCTATCATCGGCGCCATTGGTGCCACGCTGGGCTGGCGCCCGCATCCGGTCGGGCTACTCCTCGGCGCTGTGGTCATCGCGCTCGGCACTGCGACGTTCGCGGCGATGGGACTGCTCCTCGGCGGCACACTGCGCGCGGAAATCGTGCTCGCCCTGGCGAATCTGCTGTGGTTCATCTTCGCCGGGCTTGGGGCGTTGACCCTGGAGGACGGTCGCACCACCGATGCGATCCCCCATGCCGTGGTGCTTTTGGCGCGGCTGTCTCCCTCCGGTGCGCTCTCGGAGGCACTGGCCGCCGCCATGACGCTTTCGGTGGACTGGTTCGCGATCGCCGTGCTCGCGGTGTGGGGCTCGCTCGCCGGATACGGTGCGCTGCGCTGGTTCCGGTTCACCTGA
- a CDS encoding DUF899 domain-containing protein: MSHAKPLPPIVSRNKWLEASAELLVHEKAATRALDDLAARRRRMPMVAMPGGYTFTGPGGELSLPDLFDGRDQLIVYQFMDNGADNFCSGCASVCDNIGRHEHLNARGTTFAVASTMPYAQIDAFKHRMQWSFPFVSSRDTTFAEDCGAGSGFGISVFLRDDGTVYQTYFSTGRGGDKMRLDFTLLDLTPYGRQEDWEDSPDGWPQTPPYQWWRLHDEY; encoded by the coding sequence ATGTCCCATGCCAAGCCTCTGCCCCCGATTGTCTCCCGTAACAAGTGGCTCGAAGCGAGCGCCGAGTTGTTGGTCCACGAGAAGGCCGCAACGCGAGCCCTCGATGATCTGGCCGCTCGGCGTCGCCGGATGCCGATGGTCGCGATGCCCGGCGGTTACACGTTCACCGGCCCCGGCGGCGAGCTGTCACTACCGGATCTGTTCGACGGGCGCGACCAGCTCATCGTGTACCAGTTCATGGACAACGGTGCCGACAACTTCTGCTCCGGGTGCGCCTCGGTATGCGACAACATCGGCAGGCACGAGCATCTGAACGCCCGCGGTACCACCTTCGCGGTGGCGTCCACGATGCCGTATGCACAGATCGACGCCTTCAAGCACCGCATGCAGTGGTCGTTCCCGTTCGTGTCGTCCCGCGACACGACCTTCGCCGAGGATTGCGGCGCTGGGAGCGGATTCGGCATCAGCGTGTTTCTACGCGACGACGGCACCGTGTATCAGACCTACTTCAGCACGGGCCGGGGCGGCGACAAGATGCGCCTGGACTTCACGCTGCTCGACCTCACACCCTATGGTCGTCAAGAAGATTGGGAAGACTCCCCCGACGGCTGGCCGCAGACGCCGCCCTATCAGTGGTGGCGCTTGCACGACGAGTACTAG
- a CDS encoding YybH family protein yields the protein MADIAAALDRFVAAFNTNDLDVVMQHFAEDAEYLPGDGSRHVGLTAIRREFEPQFRGAYGAMTFDEHDRLIDQSARKATIRWTCHHDIRARRSPVPLLGLATRLAAAVLPRFGWEGLDVFHFDARGKITGKYSYANYILPRISRKLG from the coding sequence ATGGCTGATATCGCGGCAGCTCTGGATCGCTTCGTGGCTGCGTTCAACACCAACGATCTGGACGTGGTCATGCAGCACTTCGCCGAGGACGCCGAGTACCTGCCGGGCGATGGGTCCCGCCACGTGGGTCTCACCGCCATTCGTCGTGAATTCGAACCGCAGTTCCGGGGCGCCTATGGCGCGATGACATTCGATGAGCACGACCGACTGATCGATCAGTCCGCACGCAAAGCGACCATTCGGTGGACCTGCCACCACGACATCCGTGCGCGCCGGTCCCCGGTACCGCTGCTGGGTTTGGCGACCCGCCTGGCGGCGGCTGTCCTCCCCCGTTTCGGGTGGGAAGGCTTGGATGTCTTCCACTTTGACGCGCGCGGCAAGATCACCGGCAAGTACTCGTACGCCAACTACATACTTCCGCGAATCAGCCGCAAACTCGGCTAA
- a CDS encoding COX15/CtaA family protein, producing MLYRAFLRVVDLLPMPSLRAQRLIAAAVVLTQGGIAVTGAVVRVTASGLGCPTWPQCFPGSFTPVAVAEVPRIHQAVEFGNRMISFLVVITAALAVLAVTRARRRHEVLVYAWLMPASTVLQAVIGGITVLTGLLWWTVAIHLLVSMGMVWLATLLYVKIGEPDVVSDFPMVPPPPAPLRRLTALIGVTLAAVLVAGTLVTGAGPHAGDKSVTRVVPRLQVEITTLVHLHGTLLIAYLALLVGLGFGLAAVGVTRPIWVRFTVLLALTLAQGFVGVVQFYTGVPAVLVAVHVAGAAACTAATAALWAALTTPALAASVLPQRAKAQTL from the coding sequence GTGTTATATCGGGCGTTTTTGCGGGTGGTCGATCTGCTGCCGATGCCGAGCCTGCGCGCGCAGCGACTCATCGCCGCGGCGGTCGTGCTGACCCAGGGCGGCATCGCCGTGACCGGCGCCGTAGTTCGCGTCACCGCCTCGGGCCTGGGATGCCCCACCTGGCCGCAGTGCTTCCCCGGAAGTTTCACCCCGGTCGCCGTCGCCGAAGTGCCCCGCATCCACCAGGCCGTCGAATTCGGCAACCGGATGATCAGTTTCCTGGTGGTGATCACCGCCGCGTTGGCCGTCCTTGCGGTGACACGTGCGCGCCGCCGCCACGAGGTGCTCGTGTACGCGTGGCTGATGCCGGCCTCGACCGTGCTACAGGCCGTCATCGGTGGCATCACCGTACTGACCGGCCTGCTGTGGTGGACGGTTGCGATCCACCTGCTGGTGTCGATGGGCATGGTGTGGTTGGCCACGCTGCTCTACGTGAAAATCGGTGAGCCCGATGTCGTCTCCGACTTCCCGATGGTGCCGCCGCCGCCCGCACCGCTGCGCCGCCTGACCGCGCTGATCGGCGTGACCTTGGCCGCCGTCCTGGTGGCCGGAACGCTGGTGACCGGAGCAGGCCCACATGCCGGCGACAAAAGCGTCACCCGGGTAGTGCCCCGGCTACAGGTGGAGATCACCACGCTGGTGCATCTGCACGGCACACTGCTCATCGCCTACCTGGCGCTGCTGGTGGGGCTGGGATTCGGGCTCGCGGCCGTCGGCGTGACCCGGCCTATCTGGGTGCGCTTCACGGTATTGCTGGCACTCACCCTGGCACAGGGATTCGTGGGTGTGGTGCAGTTCTACACCGGCGTGCCTGCCGTGCTCGTCGCCGTCCACGTCGCAGGTGCGGCAGCGTGCACCGCGGCCACCGCCGCTCTCTGGGCGGCGCTGACCACCCCGGCGCTAGCCGCGTCGGTGCTGCCCCAGCGGGCCAAGGCCCAAACGCTCTAA
- a CDS encoding ATP-grasp domain-containing protein, producing MGRPDVRLGRPDIFHPRIVLAGCPQLVSGDGDDAELVAALRVRDLHARWLSWDDPETAQADLVILRATWDYPERLDEFLRWAGSMRNLLNPLPVVRWNTDKRYLNDLAAAGIRTVPSTFFAPDEPVVLPDGELVIKPAVAGGSRGAGRFTCPEAARDHAEALQDEGRTVLIQPYDPRVDVHGETALVFLNGEPSHAFTKGALLPPPGAAAEVDESGLFHSERLAPVKPSSALWKFGASALAAAATKSGIAMAELLYARVDVIGGVHDDDPQLLELELVEPSLGWRQLETEERDLAQRKFVIGVDEALERLGLGPLGQHRRG from the coding sequence GTGGGTCGCCCGGACGTAAGGCTGGGACGGCCGGATATCTTCCATCCGCGCATCGTTCTGGCCGGTTGTCCTCAGCTCGTCTCCGGTGACGGTGACGACGCCGAACTTGTTGCTGCACTGCGTGTTCGTGACCTACACGCGCGTTGGCTGTCCTGGGATGACCCGGAGACCGCGCAAGCCGATCTGGTGATCCTGCGCGCTACCTGGGACTACCCCGAACGTCTTGATGAGTTCCTGCGATGGGCCGGGTCGATGCGCAACCTGCTCAACCCACTGCCGGTGGTGCGCTGGAACACCGACAAGCGTTACCTGAATGATCTTGCCGCAGCGGGTATTCGGACAGTGCCGAGCACCTTCTTCGCACCCGATGAGCCCGTCGTGCTGCCCGACGGCGAACTGGTGATCAAGCCCGCGGTGGCCGGTGGCTCGCGCGGCGCGGGGCGTTTCACGTGCCCGGAAGCCGCCCGTGATCATGCCGAGGCGCTGCAGGACGAGGGCCGCACCGTTCTCATCCAGCCCTACGACCCGCGTGTCGATGTGCACGGCGAAACAGCGTTGGTGTTCCTCAACGGCGAACCGTCCCATGCGTTTACCAAGGGCGCGCTACTACCTCCGCCGGGTGCTGCCGCCGAGGTCGACGAGTCGGGCCTGTTCCACTCCGAGCGGTTGGCACCGGTGAAACCGTCCTCGGCGCTGTGGAAGTTCGGCGCTTCGGCATTGGCTGCCGCGGCCACCAAATCCGGCATCGCCATGGCCGAGCTGCTGTATGCGCGTGTCGACGTGATCGGTGGAGTGCATGATGACGACCCGCAGCTGTTGGAGCTGGAATTGGTAGAGCCGTCTCTGGGCTGGCGTCAGCTGGAGACCGAAGAGCGCGATCTAGCGCAACGAAAGTTCGTGATCGGTGTGGACGAGGCGTTAGAGCGTTTGGGCCTTGGCCCGCTGGGGCAGCACCGACGCGGCTAG
- a CDS encoding quinone oxidoreductase family protein, giving the protein MRAIEVPVTGGPEVLTLVEKTAPTPGPGEVLIDVDAVGVNFRDIYLRNGSYAAPLPHIPGSEVTGVVSAVGEGVENLAPGDRVASPVAAWGYAESTTAPADYTAKVPAGLSSEVAASALLQGITAHYLLTSVYPVAAGDTVLVHAGAGGMGLLLTQWASHRGVRVITTVSSAAKEKLSREAGAAEVLPYPDPTDPAEFAEKILELTSGEGVAVAYDGVGKSTFEASLAAVRVRGLIALYGAASGQVPPFDPQRLTAKSAVLTRPTMGHFIRTPAEFAWRADDVLDLVSRGTLKITVGASYPLEQAAQAHIDLEARKTTGSVVLVP; this is encoded by the coding sequence ATGCGCGCCATCGAAGTGCCGGTGACCGGCGGACCCGAAGTGCTCACCCTCGTCGAAAAGACAGCTCCGACACCGGGCCCCGGCGAGGTACTCATCGACGTCGACGCGGTGGGGGTCAACTTCCGCGATATCTATCTGCGTAACGGCAGCTACGCCGCCCCGCTCCCCCACATTCCGGGATCCGAGGTCACCGGAGTGGTAAGCGCGGTGGGTGAGGGTGTGGAAAACCTTGCCCCTGGCGACCGGGTCGCCAGCCCCGTGGCCGCCTGGGGATATGCCGAATCGACCACCGCACCAGCCGATTACACCGCAAAAGTGCCCGCGGGCCTGTCTTCGGAGGTTGCCGCGAGCGCCCTGCTTCAAGGCATCACCGCCCATTACCTGCTCACCTCGGTATACCCCGTCGCCGCCGGTGACACCGTGCTGGTGCACGCCGGAGCCGGCGGAATGGGCTTGCTGCTGACCCAATGGGCGTCCCATCGCGGGGTCAGGGTCATCACGACCGTGTCGAGCGCGGCCAAGGAGAAACTGTCCCGCGAGGCCGGTGCCGCCGAGGTGCTGCCCTACCCGGATCCCACAGATCCGGCGGAATTCGCCGAGAAGATCCTCGAGCTGACCTCGGGTGAGGGTGTCGCGGTCGCCTACGACGGCGTCGGCAAGTCGACCTTCGAGGCAAGCCTGGCGGCAGTCCGGGTGCGTGGCCTGATCGCTCTGTACGGCGCGGCCAGTGGCCAGGTGCCGCCCTTCGACCCGCAGCGCCTCACCGCGAAGTCGGCAGTGCTAACCCGACCGACCATGGGGCATTTCATCCGCACCCCGGCAGAATTCGCCTGGCGCGCCGATGATGTCCTGGACCTGGTGTCGCGCGGGACATTGAAGATCACCGTCGGAGCCAGCTATCCGCTGGAGCAGGCCGCCCAGGCCCACATCGACCTGGAGGCACGCAAGACCACCGGGTCGGTCGTCCTAGTGCCCTAG
- a CDS encoding heme o synthase encodes MRETQGARARGPFLSTILAYVALTKPRVIELLLVTTIPAMLLADRGHVNPLLILNTLLGGIMAAASANTLNCVADADIDKVMKRTARRPLATSTVTTRNALVFGIVLGVGAFAWLWWTANLLSGVLAVATIAFYVFIYTLVLKRRTAQNVVWGGAAGCMPVMIGWSAVTGTIAWPAVVMFLIIFFWTPPHTWALAMRYKEDYRAAGVPMLPVIATEEKVTRLILIYTWLTVLATLALALAAGVIYAVVAFLAGVWFLAMAHQLYSGVRKGQPIKPLRLFLQSNNYLAVVFCALAVDSVVGWPLLFSNGLLGH; translated from the coding sequence ATGCGAGAGACGCAAGGCGCGCGTGCTCGCGGCCCGTTCCTTTCGACAATCCTCGCCTACGTGGCGCTGACCAAGCCCAGGGTCATCGAGCTGCTGCTGGTCACCACGATCCCCGCGATGCTGCTGGCCGACCGCGGTCACGTGAATCCGCTGTTGATCCTGAACACGCTGCTCGGCGGCATCATGGCCGCGGCCAGCGCCAACACGCTGAACTGCGTGGCCGATGCCGATATCGACAAGGTCATGAAGCGCACCGCGCGGCGGCCGCTGGCGACATCGACGGTCACCACGCGCAACGCCCTGGTCTTCGGGATCGTGCTCGGCGTGGGGGCCTTCGCCTGGCTGTGGTGGACCGCCAACCTGCTGTCCGGCGTGCTCGCCGTCGCCACCATCGCCTTCTACGTGTTCATCTACACACTGGTGCTCAAGCGCCGCACCGCGCAGAACGTGGTGTGGGGCGGGGCGGCCGGATGCATGCCGGTGATGATCGGGTGGTCGGCGGTCACCGGCACCATTGCCTGGCCGGCGGTGGTGATGTTCCTGATCATCTTCTTCTGGACTCCGCCGCACACCTGGGCGCTGGCCATGCGCTACAAGGAGGATTACCGGGCAGCGGGGGTCCCGATGCTGCCCGTGATCGCCACCGAGGAGAAGGTCACCCGGCTGATTCTCATCTACACCTGGCTGACGGTGCTGGCCACGCTGGCACTCGCGCTGGCCGCGGGTGTCATCTACGCCGTGGTCGCGTTCCTGGCCGGGGTGTGGTTCCTGGCGATGGCGCACCAGCTGTACTCGGGTGTGCGCAAGGGGCAGCCGATCAAGCCGCTGCGGTTGTTCCTGCAGTCCAACAACTACCTGGCCGTGGTGTTCTGCGCCCTGGCGGTCGACTCGGTGGTCGGCTGGCCGCTGTTGTTCAGCAATGGGCTGCTAGGGCACTAG
- the tkt gene encoding transketolase: MTAIDEIPTDIPTLTRANHPDDWTDLDSRAVDTARVLAADAVQKVGNGHPGTAMSLAPVAYTLFQRQLRHDPSDPSWIGRDRFVLSCGHSSLTLYLQLYLGGFGLELSDIEALRTWGSLTPGHPEYHHTKGVEITTGPLGQGLASAVGMAMASRYERGLFDPDAAPGTSPFDHFIYVIASDGDIEEGVTSEASSLAGTQQLGNLIVIWDDNEISIEHDTKIALSEDTPARYEAYGWHVQTVISGENVTGIEEALANARAVTDRPSFIALRTIIGYPAPTKMNTGGVHGSALGADEVAATKKILGFDPEKSFDVAPEVIAHTRELVQRGKQAHAEWDKDFDAWAAREPERKALLDRLEARTLPEGWDADLPSWEPGSKGVATRAASGDTLSALGAKLPELWGGSADLAGSNNTTIKGADSFGPTSIATSDWNAQPYGRTLHFGIREHAMGSILSGIVLHGPTRAYGGTFLQFADYMRPAVRLAALMNIDPIYVWTHDSIGLGEDGPTHQPVEHLAALRAIPNLSVVRPGDANETAYAWATVLERQSSTGPVGLALTRQGVPILEGTSREGVAKGGYVLEAADGQPDVILIGTGSELQLAVEAKKILAAKGIAASVVSFPCVEWFESQPQEYRDSVLPPSVRARVSVEAGIAQGWYKFVGDAGQIVSLEHFGASADDKTLFREFGFTPDAVAAAAERSIAAAQ; the protein is encoded by the coding sequence GTGACCGCGATCGACGAGATCCCGACCGATATCCCAACCCTCACCCGGGCCAACCACCCGGATGACTGGACAGACCTGGACTCGCGTGCGGTAGACACCGCGCGGGTGCTGGCCGCCGATGCCGTGCAGAAGGTCGGCAATGGCCACCCCGGCACCGCGATGAGCCTGGCACCCGTGGCATACACGCTCTTCCAGCGTCAGCTGCGCCACGATCCCAGCGACCCCTCCTGGATCGGGCGCGACCGATTCGTGCTGTCCTGTGGGCACAGCAGCCTGACCCTGTACCTGCAGCTGTACTTGGGCGGATTCGGCCTGGAACTCTCCGATATCGAGGCACTGCGTACCTGGGGCTCATTGACCCCCGGTCACCCCGAGTACCACCACACCAAGGGTGTCGAGATCACCACCGGGCCGCTCGGCCAGGGCCTGGCCTCGGCGGTTGGCATGGCGATGGCCTCTCGGTACGAGCGCGGCTTGTTCGACCCCGACGCCGCGCCCGGCACCAGCCCGTTCGACCACTTCATCTACGTCATCGCCTCCGACGGCGACATCGAAGAGGGCGTGACCTCGGAAGCGTCCTCCTTGGCCGGTACCCAACAGCTCGGGAACCTCATCGTCATCTGGGACGACAACGAGATCTCCATCGAGCACGACACCAAGATCGCACTGAGCGAGGACACCCCCGCGCGCTACGAGGCGTACGGCTGGCATGTACAGACCGTCATCAGTGGTGAGAACGTCACCGGCATCGAGGAAGCACTGGCCAACGCCCGTGCGGTCACCGACCGCCCGTCGTTCATCGCGCTGCGCACGATCATCGGCTACCCCGCTCCCACCAAGATGAACACCGGCGGCGTGCACGGCTCGGCGCTGGGGGCTGACGAGGTGGCCGCCACCAAGAAGATTCTGGGCTTCGATCCGGAGAAATCCTTCGACGTGGCCCCAGAGGTCATCGCCCACACCCGCGAGCTGGTGCAGCGCGGCAAGCAAGCACATGCGGAGTGGGACAAGGATTTTGACGCCTGGGCCGCCCGCGAGCCCGAGCGCAAGGCACTGCTGGACCGACTGGAGGCGCGCACCCTGCCCGAGGGCTGGGACGCCGACCTGCCGTCCTGGGAGCCCGGCTCCAAGGGCGTGGCTACTCGTGCCGCGTCCGGCGACACCCTGTCGGCGCTCGGCGCCAAGCTTCCCGAGCTGTGGGGTGGCTCCGCGGACCTCGCGGGCAGCAACAACACCACCATTAAGGGCGCCGATTCCTTCGGCCCAACGTCCATCGCGACATCGGACTGGAATGCCCAACCATACGGCCGCACACTGCATTTCGGCATCCGCGAGCATGCGATGGGATCGATCCTGTCCGGCATCGTGCTGCATGGCCCCACCCGCGCGTACGGCGGAACGTTCCTGCAGTTCGCCGACTACATGCGGCCCGCGGTGCGCCTGGCGGCATTGATGAACATCGACCCGATCTACGTGTGGACACACGACTCGATCGGTCTCGGCGAGGATGGCCCCACCCACCAGCCGGTGGAGCACCTGGCCGCCCTGCGCGCCATCCCCAACCTTTCGGTGGTGCGCCCCGGTGACGCGAACGAAACCGCCTACGCCTGGGCGACAGTCCTGGAGCGTCAATCCAGCACCGGCCCAGTCGGTTTGGCGCTCACCCGCCAAGGTGTACCGATCCTGGAAGGCACCAGCCGCGAGGGTGTGGCCAAGGGCGGCTACGTGCTGGAGGCAGCCGATGGCCAGCCCGATGTGATCCTCATCGGCACGGGCTCGGAACTGCAGCTCGCCGTCGAGGCCAAGAAGATTCTTGCCGCCAAGGGAATTGCGGCCTCGGTGGTGTCGTTCCCCTGTGTGGAATGGTTCGAGTCCCAGCCCCAGGAATACCGCGACAGCGTGCTGCCGCCGTCGGTGCGTGCCCGGGTGTCCGTGGAAGCCGGCATCGCGCAAGGCTGGTACAAGTTCGTCGGCGACGCCGGTCAAATCGTCTCACTGGAGCACTTCGGAGCTTCCGCTGACGACAAGACCTTGTTCCGTGAGTTCGGCTTCACCCCGGATGCAGTGGCTGCGGCCGCCGAAAGGTCCATCGCAGCAGCTCAATAA
- the tal gene encoding transaldolase — protein MSTSDQNANLAELSEAGVAVWLDDLSRDRLNSGNLAELIATRSIVGVTTNPAIFQAALSKGHAYDAQIAELAERGADVDSAIRTATTDDVRAACDVLAPQYEASEGVDGRVSIEVDPRLAHDTDKTILQAIELWKIVDRPNLLIKIPATKAGLPAISAVIAEGISVNVTLIFSVERHKEVMDAYLAGLEAAKEAGRDLSKIHSVASFFVSRVDTEIDKRLEDIGNGQALSLRGRAGVANARLAYQAYEKVFDHGHRFAELKKAGARVQRPLWASTGVKNPDYDDTLYVVDLVAPHTVNTMPEKTLEAVADHGIVTGNTIHGTYDGAHAVFHELSRAGIDLDDVFEVLETEGVDKFEVAWNELIDATQAQLDAVSTKE, from the coding sequence ATGAGCACATCTGATCAGAACGCTAATCTCGCCGAACTGAGCGAAGCCGGAGTCGCCGTCTGGCTCGACGATCTCTCCCGGGACCGACTCAACTCGGGCAACCTCGCCGAGTTGATCGCGACCAGAAGCATCGTCGGGGTGACCACCAACCCTGCGATCTTCCAGGCCGCCCTGTCCAAGGGGCATGCCTACGACGCGCAGATCGCCGAGCTGGCCGAGCGGGGGGCCGATGTCGACTCGGCAATCCGCACCGCCACCACCGATGACGTGCGCGCCGCCTGCGACGTGTTGGCTCCGCAGTACGAAGCCTCCGAGGGCGTCGACGGCCGAGTGTCCATCGAGGTGGACCCGCGCCTGGCACACGACACCGACAAGACCATCCTGCAGGCGATCGAGCTGTGGAAGATCGTCGATCGGCCCAACCTGTTGATCAAGATCCCAGCCACCAAGGCCGGTCTGCCCGCGATCTCGGCGGTCATCGCCGAAGGCATCTCGGTCAACGTCACCCTGATCTTCTCGGTGGAACGCCACAAGGAAGTGATGGATGCCTACCTGGCCGGTCTGGAGGCCGCCAAGGAAGCCGGACGCGACCTCTCCAAGATCCACTCGGTGGCCTCGTTCTTCGTCTCCCGGGTAGACACCGAGATCGACAAACGCCTCGAGGACATCGGCAACGGTCAGGCACTGTCCCTGCGGGGCCGGGCCGGGGTCGCCAATGCCCGCCTCGCCTACCAGGCCTACGAGAAGGTCTTCGATCACGGTCACAGGTTCGCCGAGCTCAAGAAGGCCGGTGCGCGCGTGCAGCGTCCGCTGTGGGCCTCGACCGGAGTCAAGAACCCCGACTACGACGACACCCTCTACGTGGTGGACCTGGTGGCTCCGCACACCGTCAACACCATGCCCGAGAAGACGTTGGAGGCCGTTGCCGATCACGGCATCGTCACCGGCAACACCATTCACGGAACATATGACGGCGCGCACGCGGTCTTCCATGAGCTCAGTCGCGCCGGCATCGATCTGGACGACGTGTTCGAGGTGCTCGAGACCGAGGGCGTCGACAAGTTCGAGGTCGCCTGGAACGAGCTCATCGACGCCACCCAAGCCCAACTCGACGCGGTATCCACCAAGGAGTGA
- the zwf gene encoding glucose-6-phosphate dehydrogenase, translating into MTDILRANGSSATNPLRDKRDKRLPRIAGPCSLVIFGVTGDLARKKLMPAIYDLANRGLLPPSFALVGFARRDWANEDFGQIVLDAVKEHSRTPFRQHVWDRLAEGIRFVQGSFDDDEAFEQLKKTLQTLDEERGTGGNHAFYLSIPPKAFPTVCEQLSKSRLAQPVDGAWRRVVIEKPFGHDLQSARELNAVVNEVFPEESVFRIDHYLGKETVQNILALRFANQLFDPIWNAHFVDHVQITMAEDIGLGGRAGYYDGIGAARDVIQNHLLQLLAFTAMEEPINFSPAELQAEKIKVLSATRLAEPLAETTARGQYGPGWQGSQQVPGLLEEEGFSKTSTTETFAAITLEVDSRRWAGVPFYLRTGKRLGRRVTEIALVFKRAPHLPFDSTMTEELGANALVIRVQPDEGVTLRFGSKVPGTAMEVRDVNMDFSYEQAFTEESPEAYERLILDVLLGEPSLFPVNAEVELSWRILDPALDFWASEGKPETYESGTWGPQSAFDMLARTGRDWRRP; encoded by the coding sequence ATGACTGACATTCTTCGCGCGAACGGCTCATCGGCGACAAACCCGTTGCGGGACAAGCGCGATAAGCGTCTTCCACGCATCGCGGGACCCTGCTCGCTGGTGATCTTCGGGGTCACCGGCGATCTGGCCCGCAAGAAGTTGATGCCGGCCATCTATGACCTGGCCAATCGCGGGCTGCTGCCACCGAGCTTCGCGTTGGTCGGGTTCGCCCGCCGGGACTGGGCCAACGAGGACTTCGGCCAGATCGTGCTCGATGCCGTGAAGGAACACTCACGCACCCCGTTCCGTCAGCACGTCTGGGACCGTCTTGCCGAAGGAATCCGTTTCGTGCAGGGCAGTTTCGATGATGACGAGGCCTTCGAGCAGCTCAAGAAGACCCTGCAGACGCTCGACGAGGAACGCGGCACCGGCGGCAATCACGCCTTCTACCTGTCGATTCCGCCGAAGGCATTCCCCACGGTGTGCGAGCAGCTGTCCAAGTCCAGACTCGCGCAGCCCGTGGACGGCGCATGGCGCCGCGTCGTGATCGAAAAACCCTTCGGCCACGATCTGCAGAGCGCCCGCGAGCTGAATGCCGTGGTCAATGAGGTGTTCCCCGAGGAATCGGTCTTCCGGATCGATCATTACCTCGGCAAGGAGACGGTGCAGAACATCCTGGCGCTGCGGTTCGCTAACCAGTTGTTCGACCCGATCTGGAACGCCCACTTCGTGGACCATGTGCAGATCACCATGGCCGAGGACATCGGATTGGGCGGCCGCGCAGGCTATTACGACGGCATCGGGGCAGCACGCGATGTCATCCAGAATCACCTGCTGCAACTGCTGGCATTCACCGCGATGGAAGAGCCCATCAACTTCTCCCCCGCCGAGCTGCAGGCCGAGAAGATCAAGGTGCTCTCGGCCACTCGGCTGGCCGAGCCGCTCGCCGAAACCACTGCCCGCGGCCAATACGGGCCCGGGTGGCAGGGCAGCCAGCAGGTGCCCGGTCTGCTGGAGGAGGAAGGCTTCTCCAAGACCTCGACCACCGAGACTTTCGCCGCGATCACCCTGGAGGTCGACAGCCGCCGCTGGGCAGGGGTCCCGTTCTATCTGCGCACCGGTAAACGCCTCGGCCGCCGGGTCACCGAGATCGCCCTGGTGTTCAAACGGGCACCACATCTGCCCTTCGACTCCACGATGACCGAGGAACTTGGCGCCAATGCGCTGGTGATTCGGGTGCAGCCCGATGAGGGCGTCACGCTGCGCTTCGGATCGAAGGTTCCGGGCACCGCGATGGAGGTACGAGACGTCAACATGGACTTCTCGTATGAGCAGGCCTTCACCGAGGAATCGCCCGAGGCGTACGAGCGATTGATTCTCGACGTGCTGTTGGGCGAGCCCTCGCTGTTCCCGGTGAACGCCGAAGTCGAGTTGTCGTGGCGGATCTTGGATCCCGCCCTGGACTTCTGGGCGTCGGAAGGAAAACCCGAGACCTACGAATCCGGCACCTGGGGCCCCCAGTCGGCGTTCGACATGCTGGCCCGTACGGGACGTGACTGGAGGCGACCATGA